Proteins found in one Salvia splendens isolate huo1 chromosome 10, SspV2, whole genome shotgun sequence genomic segment:
- the LOC121750193 gene encoding 40S ribosomal protein S10-1-like, with the protein MIITEKNRREISKYLFQEGVCYAKKDYNLAKHPEIDVPNLQVIKLMQSFKSKEYVRETFAWMHYYWYLTNDGIEFLRTYLNLPSEIVPATLKKSAKPLGRPLGGPGGDRPRGPPRDGDRPRFGDRDGYRGGPRGPAGEFGGEKGGAPADYQPNFRGTGARPGFGRGAGGFGGAPSS; encoded by the exons ATG atTATCACGGAGAAGAACCGCAGAGAGATCTCCAAATACCTTTTCCAAG AGGGTGTATGCTATGCGAAGAAGGATTACAATTTGGCGAAGCACCCGGAAATCGATGTCCCGAACCTTCAGGTGATTAAGCTTATGCAGAGCTTCAAGTCGAAGGAATACGTTCGCGAGACCTTCGCATGGATGCATTACTATTGGTACCTCACGAACGATGGAATTGAGTTCCTTCGCACATACCTCAATCTGCCTTCAGAGATTGTGCCCGCCACACTTAAGAAGTCTGCCAAGCCCCTTGGTCGCCCCTTGGGTGGGCCTGGTGGCGATCGCCCTCG TGGACCTCCCAGAGATGGTGACAGGCCACGATTTGGTGACCGAGATGGCTACCGTGGTGGACCAAGAGGTCCAGCAGGTGAATTTGGCGGTGAGAAGGGTGGAGCTCCTGCTGATTACCAGCCAAACTTCAGG GGTACTGGAGCGCGGCCTGGTTTTGGTAGAGGTGCTGGTGGCTTTGGTGGAGCACCTTCtagttaa
- the LOC121753398 gene encoding uncharacterized protein LOC121753398 isoform X2, which produces MIEQVDDTGLEEPLELKGTEDEFSMCRKSRIKYTRALLLELTEVEVCRKLPSDFNLLVLRQFDVGSEDTVELKSICGKPFDHGPFLRTTRNLPFRDDRGDDYLYTQSKEGYLQKNCRSDGKEVCQPLPQKPEQDAGVLHREIQKCDVFQLSKTENPYRPPHLSKMRQPLVTFPEPGVESPASRGSDRKGSADDIAGHEQSGYGLAIGGGDEYSTKEPVGKSGGSRRNIEGNDEIEPSKPLDDYEDFWRKNSGNVVIGANSLRVGLIGDNQPTVDEFWAEILETIHLQLEPRRISPKNSPADSDVKIYFHDEESLTSVGPDSLNSLNFDESNGAEAEISLPDEDSLITIQDMLAPYSNRASWEADHMVASNIAVDIRNNSKSEMIAKRDDRPKKHHLKAKQYPDLSVLLPRSQTSMGIFVPDLHSHHLLCDQAGSFPLFSTPDIVSYIPSLNIFARSDIHLQPPDIKTSNSVSQYSLSQQPNILPQQPHHLLFGDPTNLLSEFDLDALQFLRSTSNL; this is translated from the exons ATGATCGAACAAGTTGACGATACTGGCTTGGAGGAACCGCTGGAGCTGAAAGGAACCGAAGATGAGTTTTCCAT GTGCAGAAAGTCTAGAATTAAGTATACAAGAGCTTTGCTTTTGGAATTAACTGAAGTAGAGGTGTGCCGCAAATTACCGAGTGATTTCAACCTGTTAGTTCTGCG ACAGTTTGATGTAGGATCTGAAGATACGGTAGAACTCAAAAGCATATGTGGGAAACCATTTGATCATGGTCCATTTCTTAGAACTACAAGGAATTTGCCTTTTCGTGATGACAGAGGGGATGATTATTTGTATACACAGAGTAAAGAGGGTTACTTGCAAAAAAATTGTAGATCTG ATGGAAAAGAAGTGTGTCAGCCATTACCTCAAAAACCTGAACAGGATGCTGGGGTTTTGCATCGTGAGATCCAAAAATGTGATGTCTTTCAACTTAGCAAGACTGAGAACCCTTATCGCCCTCCACATCTCAGTAAG ATGCGGCAACCTCTTGTCACTTTTCCTGAACCTGGAGTAGAATCCCCAGCCTCCAGGGGTTCTGATAGAAAAGGTTCAGCTGATGATATTGCAGGACATGAGCAATCAGGCTATGGTTTAGCCATCGGAGGTGGTGATGAGTACTCAACAAAAGAACCAGTTGGTAAATCTGGAGGTTCTAGGAGGAACATCGAAGGAAATGATGAGATCGAGCCATCAAAACCACTTGATGACTACGAAGATTTCTGGAGGAAAAATTCCGGAAATGTGGTGATTGGTGCCAACAGCCTACGTGTTGGGTTAATTGGGGATAATCAACCTACAGTTGATGAATTCTGGGCAGAGATACTAGAGACTATCCATCTGCAGCTAGAGCCAAGAAGAATCTCCCCGAAGAACAGCCCTGCTGATTCAGACGTCAAAATCTATTTTCATGATGAAGAGAGTTTGACCTCAGTAGGCCCGGACAGCTTAAACAGCTTGAATTTTGATGAGAGCAATGGTGCAGAAGCTGAAATCAGTTTGCCAGATGAAGACAGCTTGATTACGATCCAGGATATGTTAGCCCCTTATAGCAATCGAGCCTCATGGGAAGCTGATCATATGGTGGCATCAAACATTGCAGTTGACATCAGAAATAACTCGAAGTCGGAAATGATTGCCAAGAGAGATGATCGACCTAAGAAACATCATCTTAAAGCTAAACAGTATCCTGACCTCTCAGTGTTGCTGCCACGCTCACAAACATCTATGGGTATATTTGTTCCAGATTTACACTCCCACCATCTATTATGTGATCAAGCAGGTTCCTTTCCATTGTTCTCGACCCCAGACATTGTCTCTTACATACCAAGTCTAAATATCTTTGCCAGGTCTGATATTCATCTACAACCCCCCGACATAAAAACTAGCAATTCTGTTTCCCAGTATTCACTGTCACAACAACCAAACATTCTCCCACAGCAACCACACCATCTTCTTTTCGGTGATCCTACGAACCTACTGAGTGAATTTGATTTGGATGCACTGCAGTTCTTGCGCTCGACTTCCAATCTTTGA
- the LOC121753398 gene encoding uncharacterized protein LOC121753398 isoform X1: protein MIEQVDDTGLEEPLELKGTEDEFSMCRKSRIKYTRALLLELTEVEVCRKLPSDFNLLVLRQFDVGSEDTVELKSICGKPFDHGPFLRTTRNLPFRDDRGDDYLYTQSKEGYLQKNCRSDGKEVCQPLPQKPEQDAGVLHREIQKCDVFQLSKTENPYRPPHLSKKMRQPLVTFPEPGVESPASRGSDRKGSADDIAGHEQSGYGLAIGGGDEYSTKEPVGKSGGSRRNIEGNDEIEPSKPLDDYEDFWRKNSGNVVIGANSLRVGLIGDNQPTVDEFWAEILETIHLQLEPRRISPKNSPADSDVKIYFHDEESLTSVGPDSLNSLNFDESNGAEAEISLPDEDSLITIQDMLAPYSNRASWEADHMVASNIAVDIRNNSKSEMIAKRDDRPKKHHLKAKQYPDLSVLLPRSQTSMGIFVPDLHSHHLLCDQAGSFPLFSTPDIVSYIPSLNIFARSDIHLQPPDIKTSNSVSQYSLSQQPNILPQQPHHLLFGDPTNLLSEFDLDALQFLRSTSNL, encoded by the exons ATGATCGAACAAGTTGACGATACTGGCTTGGAGGAACCGCTGGAGCTGAAAGGAACCGAAGATGAGTTTTCCAT GTGCAGAAAGTCTAGAATTAAGTATACAAGAGCTTTGCTTTTGGAATTAACTGAAGTAGAGGTGTGCCGCAAATTACCGAGTGATTTCAACCTGTTAGTTCTGCG ACAGTTTGATGTAGGATCTGAAGATACGGTAGAACTCAAAAGCATATGTGGGAAACCATTTGATCATGGTCCATTTCTTAGAACTACAAGGAATTTGCCTTTTCGTGATGACAGAGGGGATGATTATTTGTATACACAGAGTAAAGAGGGTTACTTGCAAAAAAATTGTAGATCTG ATGGAAAAGAAGTGTGTCAGCCATTACCTCAAAAACCTGAACAGGATGCTGGGGTTTTGCATCGTGAGATCCAAAAATGTGATGTCTTTCAACTTAGCAAGACTGAGAACCCTTATCGCCCTCCACATCTCAGTAAG AAGATGCGGCAACCTCTTGTCACTTTTCCTGAACCTGGAGTAGAATCCCCAGCCTCCAGGGGTTCTGATAGAAAAGGTTCAGCTGATGATATTGCAGGACATGAGCAATCAGGCTATGGTTTAGCCATCGGAGGTGGTGATGAGTACTCAACAAAAGAACCAGTTGGTAAATCTGGAGGTTCTAGGAGGAACATCGAAGGAAATGATGAGATCGAGCCATCAAAACCACTTGATGACTACGAAGATTTCTGGAGGAAAAATTCCGGAAATGTGGTGATTGGTGCCAACAGCCTACGTGTTGGGTTAATTGGGGATAATCAACCTACAGTTGATGAATTCTGGGCAGAGATACTAGAGACTATCCATCTGCAGCTAGAGCCAAGAAGAATCTCCCCGAAGAACAGCCCTGCTGATTCAGACGTCAAAATCTATTTTCATGATGAAGAGAGTTTGACCTCAGTAGGCCCGGACAGCTTAAACAGCTTGAATTTTGATGAGAGCAATGGTGCAGAAGCTGAAATCAGTTTGCCAGATGAAGACAGCTTGATTACGATCCAGGATATGTTAGCCCCTTATAGCAATCGAGCCTCATGGGAAGCTGATCATATGGTGGCATCAAACATTGCAGTTGACATCAGAAATAACTCGAAGTCGGAAATGATTGCCAAGAGAGATGATCGACCTAAGAAACATCATCTTAAAGCTAAACAGTATCCTGACCTCTCAGTGTTGCTGCCACGCTCACAAACATCTATGGGTATATTTGTTCCAGATTTACACTCCCACCATCTATTATGTGATCAAGCAGGTTCCTTTCCATTGTTCTCGACCCCAGACATTGTCTCTTACATACCAAGTCTAAATATCTTTGCCAGGTCTGATATTCATCTACAACCCCCCGACATAAAAACTAGCAATTCTGTTTCCCAGTATTCACTGTCACAACAACCAAACATTCTCCCACAGCAACCACACCATCTTCTTTTCGGTGATCCTACGAACCTACTGAGTGAATTTGATTTGGATGCACTGCAGTTCTTGCGCTCGACTTCCAATCTTTGA